One region of Mesomycoplasma ovipneumoniae genomic DNA includes:
- a CDS encoding diadenylate cyclase — MNLDIVVLIISALTLVLGLFFAVFFIYNHIKTLHKNKVNRSFVDLGISTQRKIVYELYFAVKYLSKNKVGAIITLQRNILLDSLRTDGVKIDSLINSSLLIAIFQKSSPLHDGAVIIVDDRILYASTYFSVSESTLEDRYGARHRAALGISEVSDSITVVVSEQSGEVVIVRDANFFKVTNLETFTEVLTKELNSSQTNTAKK; from the coding sequence TTCAGCATTAACCCTAGTTTTAGGTCTTTTTTTTGCAGTTTTTTTTATTTACAATCATATAAAAACATTGCACAAAAACAAGGTTAACCGGAGTTTTGTTGATTTAGGTATATCTACACAAAGAAAAATAGTTTATGAACTTTATTTTGCAGTTAAATATTTGTCAAAAAATAAAGTCGGGGCAATTATCACTTTGCAACGTAATATTCTTCTTGATAGTCTCCGCACTGACGGGGTAAAAATTGATTCTTTAATCAATTCCTCGCTTTTAATTGCTATTTTTCAAAAAAGTTCACCATTGCATGATGGGGCAGTTATTATTGTTGATGACCGAATTTTGTATGCCTCGACATATTTTTCGGTTTCTGAATCAACACTTGAAGACCGATATGGCGCCCGACACCGGGCTGCTTTAGGTATTTCTGAGGTTTCTGATTCAATAACGGTTGTTGTTTCAGAACAAAGTGGTGAGGTTGTGATTGTTCGTGATGCAAATTTTTTTAAGGTTACAAATCTTGAAACTTTTACTGAAGTTTTAACAAAAGAACTAAATTCAAGTCAAACAAATACTGCTAAAAAATAG